From Coffea arabica cultivar ET-39 chromosome 9c, Coffea Arabica ET-39 HiFi, whole genome shotgun sequence, one genomic window encodes:
- the LOC113707732 gene encoding zinc finger CCCH domain-containing protein 42-like isoform X2 codes for MSAAFSVSATIRKMAKSIFLPPSWAPSTKLPIFQLSCRANLKQLNSSRNIHACLLKYPLASKIMIRNLPYTASESSLLKEFSKYGKIAEVKLVKDEKANRSKGLAFIQYTSQEDALLAVDNMDHKGDFY; via the exons ATGAGTGCTGCTTTCTCTGTATCAGCAACAATCAGAAAAATGGCTAAGAGCATTTTCTTACCTCCTTCTTGGGCTCCGTCGACAAAATTGCCCATCTTTCAATTGTCATGTCGAGCAAATTTGAAGCAGCTTAACTCATCAAGAAATATTCATGCTTGTCTGCTCAAGTATCCTCTTGCAAGCAAGATCATGATTAGAA ACTTACCATATACTGCTAGTGAAAGTAGTTTGCTGAAGGAATTCTCCAAGTATGGCAAGATAGCTGAAG TTAAGCTTGTCAAGGATGAAAAGGCAAATAGGTCAAAAGGACTTGCATTTATCCAATATACTTCCCAGGAAGATGCTTTGCTTGCTGTGGATAACATGGATCACAAG GGTGATTTTTATTGA
- the LOC113707732 gene encoding small RNA-binding protein 11, chloroplastic-like isoform X1, translated as MSAAFSVSATIRKMAKSIFLPPSWAPSTKLPIFQLSCRANLKQLNSSRNIHACLLKYPLASKIMIRNLPYTASESSLLKEFSKYGKIAEVKLVKDEKANRSKGLAFIQYTSQEDALLAVDNMDHKYFDGRVIFIDLAKPRSNEFGGYPRTSGPPEEQHMPAEDEDDE; from the exons ATGAGTGCTGCTTTCTCTGTATCAGCAACAATCAGAAAAATGGCTAAGAGCATTTTCTTACCTCCTTCTTGGGCTCCGTCGACAAAATTGCCCATCTTTCAATTGTCATGTCGAGCAAATTTGAAGCAGCTTAACTCATCAAGAAATATTCATGCTTGTCTGCTCAAGTATCCTCTTGCAAGCAAGATCATGATTAGAA ACTTACCATATACTGCTAGTGAAAGTAGTTTGCTGAAGGAATTCTCCAAGTATGGCAAGATAGCTGAAG TTAAGCTTGTCAAGGATGAAAAGGCAAATAGGTCAAAAGGACTTGCATTTATCCAATATACTTCCCAGGAAGATGCTTTGCTTGCTGTGGATAACATGGATCACAAG TATTTTGATGGCAGGGTGATTTTTATTGATCTTGCAAAACCAAGGTCAAATGAGTTTGGCGGATATCCAAGAACGTCAGGACCCCCTGAGGAGCAGCATATGCCTGCTGAAGATGAAGACGATGAATGA
- the LOC113708123 gene encoding polygalacturonase QRT3-like has product MKRFYSSASARLLITIVFFLPLKEADCSLRQLKMYEFQEKIQEKTIFSSIAATAAPSPAHSIDPKKSDGRVFYPIGYGADPSGVADSSDAILEAIGYAFGIQNKGFQLLPGIKDLGGVVIDLQGGNYLISRPLRFPSGFGNILVQGGTLRASNTFPGHRHLIELWSPNSRKLEKESTTIHHLHGLSDREDQNSGIYYEDVTFRDILFDSSYQGGGLFVIDAARIRINNCYFIHFTTQGVLVERGHETFISGCFLGQHETVGGDSGERGFSGTAIELSSTDNAVTDVVIFSAAVGITVSGQANIIIGVHCYNKATYFGGIGILVRAAQTRVESCYLDYNSIVIQDPALVQVSNGYFIGDGNIVLKSINGKASGLNIINNIFAGDPRNMVPIVKLDGEFTDIAQVVIENNIVTGMTLKSTVGKLTVAGNGTQWIADFSSVLVFPNKINHVQYSIYTEGVVAGFPAHKMTNVSNNLVVIGSEKAFRGVISVIVDQYNMDGERNLCNT; this is encoded by the exons CAACAGCTGCACCATCACCAGCTCATTCCATAGATCCCAAAAAG AGCGATGGAAGAGTCTTCTATCCCATTGGATATGGTGCTGACCCCAGTGGTGTAGCAGATAGCAGTGATGCCATACTTGAAGCCATTGGTTATGCATTTGGAATACAGAATAAAGGGTTTCAACTGTTACCTGGAATAAAGGATTTGGGAGGTGTTGTGATTGATTTGCAAGGTGGTAATTACCTAATCAGCAGGCCTTTGCGTTTTCCATCTGGTTTTGGCAATATCTTG GTTCAAGGAGGCACTTTAAGAGCATCCAACACATTTCCAGGACATAGGCATCTGATTGAGCTATGGTCCccaaactcaagaaaacttgaaaaagaaagTACTACCATTCATCATCTTCATGGCCTTTCAGACAGGGAAGACCAAAACAGTGGCATCTACTATGAAGATGTTACTTTCAGGGACATACTGTTTGACTCAAGCTACCAAGGTGGAGGACTTTTTGTAATTGATGCTGCAAGAATCCGCATTAACAACTGCTACTTCATCCATTTCACAACCCAAGGAGTTCTAGTCGAGCGAGGCCATGAGACTTTCATCTCAGGCTGTTTTCTAGGGCAGCATGAAACAGTTGGTGGTGATAGTGGTGAGAGAGGTTTTTCAGGCACTGCCATTGAGCTTTCAAGTACAGATAATGCTGTCACTGATGTAGTCATCTTCTCAGCAGCTGTTGGAATCACAGTGAGTGGTCAGGCTAATATCATTATCGGTGTGCATTGCTATAACAAGGCTACATACTTTGGTGGAATTGGAATTTTGGTGCGAGCAGCTCAGACAAGGGTGGAGAGTTGCTACCTAGATTACAACAGTATAGTGATTCAAGACCCTGCTCTAGTGCAGGTATCAAATGGCTACTTCATAGGGGATGGAAACATTGTATTGAAATCAATAAATGGTAAAGCTTCAGGGCTAAATATCATTAACAATATATTTGCTGGGGATCCTAGAAATATGGTTCCAATAGTGAAGTTAGATGGTGAATTCACGGACATAGCTCAAGTGGTGATTGAGAACAACATTGTTACTGGAATGACCTTGAAGTCAACTGTCGGAAAATTGACAGTAGCCGGAAATGGAACGCAGTGGATAGCTGATTTTTCATCTGTTTTGGTGTTTCCGAACAAAATAAATCATGTTCAGTACTCAATTTACACTGAAGGGGTGGTTGCTGGATTTCCAGCTCATAAAATGACCAATGTATCAAATAATCTTGTTGTAATTGGGAGTGAAAAAGCTTTTAGAGGTGTTATTTCAGTTATAGTTGACCAGTATAACATGGATGGCGAGAGAAATTTATGTAATACATAG